A part of Streptomyces sp. NBC_01497 genomic DNA contains:
- a CDS encoding YceI family protein — protein sequence MALFGRKNSTDTAATAAVPAQGAVDPALAALSGEYVLDAAHTEIGFTVRHAMVTNIRGHFGEHEGSLVIDGVNPANSTALIEVAMASVDTGAPDRDGHLRAGDFFDVETFPKMTFRSTHAEERGGDSYRITGDLTIKGVTKPLSIDLEFNGSATDPFGNQRIGFEGTAELLRSDWGLTYNAALETGGVLVGDKIKLVFDISAIKQAPAA from the coding sequence ATGGCCCTCTTCGGCCGCAAGAACAGCACAGACACCGCCGCCACCGCCGCCGTCCCGGCCCAGGGCGCGGTCGACCCCGCCCTCGCGGCGCTCAGCGGTGAATACGTCCTCGACGCCGCGCACACCGAGATCGGCTTCACCGTCCGCCACGCCATGGTCACCAACATCCGCGGGCACTTCGGCGAGCACGAGGGCAGCCTGGTCATCGACGGCGTCAACCCGGCGAACTCCACCGCCCTCATCGAGGTCGCCATGGCCTCCGTCGACACCGGCGCCCCGGACCGCGACGGCCACCTGCGCGCCGGCGACTTCTTCGACGTCGAGACGTTCCCGAAGATGACCTTCCGCTCCACCCACGCCGAGGAGCGCGGCGGCGACTCCTACCGCATCACCGGTGACCTCACGATCAAGGGCGTCACCAAGCCCCTCAGCATCGACCTGGAGTTCAACGGCTCCGCCACCGACCCGTTCGGCAACCAGCGCATCGGGTTCGAGGGCACGGCCGAGCTGCTCCGCTCCGACTGGGGCCTGACCTACAACGCCGCCCTGGAGACCGGTGGCGTGCTGGTCGGCGACAAGATCAAGCTCGTCTTCGACATCTCCGCCATCAAGCAGGCCCCCGCCGCCTGA
- a CDS encoding LacI family DNA-binding transcriptional regulator: MRVTIADVARQAGVSKTTVSRVINTRSEVDAATAARVRAVIGRLGYVPSSGAVGLARGTSRTVGMLVPSLTWSWIAEVLQGVVDTVEAAGYGLLLYTCNRGTESVERFAAQVSARAFDGLLVVEPENTLDTIAAMHRGGLPVVLIDDRGRHPAFPSVVTTNHEGAASAARHLRAGGRTRPLVVAGPEHFPCVRDRLRGFAEVLPEHLVAPGDFTERAGRRAVEHHIAAGTSFDSVFAHNDLSAAGALRALRAAGRSVPDDIAVIGFDDLPMARHTEPPLTTVRQPARLLGETAARMLLEHLGGTRAPGDPVVLPTDLVVRRSAP, from the coding sequence AGTCGACGCGGCGACGGCCGCCCGGGTCCGCGCGGTCATCGGCCGGCTCGGTTACGTCCCGAGTTCGGGCGCCGTCGGCCTCGCCCGCGGCACCAGTCGCACGGTCGGCATGCTGGTCCCCTCGCTCACCTGGTCCTGGATCGCCGAGGTGCTCCAAGGCGTCGTGGACACCGTCGAGGCGGCCGGGTACGGCCTGCTCCTCTACACCTGCAACCGGGGCACCGAGTCGGTCGAGCGGTTCGCGGCCCAGGTGTCGGCCCGCGCCTTCGACGGACTCCTCGTCGTCGAGCCGGAGAACACCCTCGACACGATCGCCGCCATGCACCGGGGCGGTCTGCCGGTCGTGCTGATCGACGACCGGGGCCGGCACCCGGCGTTCCCCTCCGTCGTGACGACCAATCACGAGGGCGCCGCGTCCGCCGCGCGCCACCTGAGGGCGGGCGGGCGCACCCGGCCCCTCGTCGTCGCGGGACCCGAGCACTTCCCGTGCGTGCGGGACCGGTTGCGCGGCTTCGCCGAGGTCCTGCCCGAGCACCTCGTGGCGCCGGGCGACTTCACCGAGCGGGCGGGGCGCCGGGCGGTGGAGCACCACATCGCGGCGGGCACGTCCTTCGACTCCGTGTTCGCCCACAACGACCTCAGCGCCGCGGGCGCGCTGCGGGCCCTGCGCGCCGCGGGCCGTAGCGTGCCCGACGACATCGCGGTGATCGGCTTCGACGACCTGCCGATGGCCCGGCACACCGAGCCCCCGCTCACCACCGTCCGCCAGCCGGCCCGGCTGCTGGGGGAGACCGCCGCCCGGATGCTCCTCGAACACCTCGGCGGCACCCGTGCGCCGGGCGACCCCGTGGTCCTGCCGACGGACCTCGTGGTGCGCCGCTCGGCGCCCTGA
- a CDS encoding roadblock/LC7 domain-containing protein yields MSQAAQNLNWLITNFVDNTPGVSHTVVVSADGLLLAMSDGFPRDRADQLAAVASGLTSLTAGASRIFEGGAVNQTVVEMERGFLFIMSVSDGSSLAVLAHPEADIGLVGYEMALLVDRAGTVLTPDLRAELQGSLLN; encoded by the coding sequence ATGAGCCAGGCGGCGCAGAATCTCAACTGGTTGATCACCAATTTCGTGGACAACACCCCCGGGGTGTCCCACACGGTGGTGGTCTCAGCCGACGGACTCCTGCTGGCCATGTCCGACGGCTTCCCGCGCGACCGTGCCGATCAGCTCGCCGCCGTGGCGTCCGGGCTGACGTCGCTGACCGCGGGCGCCTCCCGGATCTTCGAAGGCGGCGCCGTCAACCAGACAGTTGTGGAGATGGAGCGCGGTTTCCTCTTCATCATGTCCGTCTCCGACGGTTCGTCACTTGCCGTACTGGCCCACCCCGAGGCGGACATCGGGCTGGTCGGATACGAGATGGCACTTCTCGTCGACCGCGCGGGCACGGTTCTTACACCGGACCTCCGCGCCGAACTCCAAGGAAGTCTTCTCAACTGA
- a CDS encoding acyl-CoA carboxylase subunit epsilon — protein MNDITSASLLRVEKGQADAEELAAITAVLIARASATDTAVPAGRGRSVAGWRRLERTPGFRAPHSWQG, from the coding sequence ATGAACGACATAACCTCCGCCTCCCTGCTGCGCGTCGAGAAGGGCCAGGCCGACGCCGAGGAACTCGCCGCGATCACCGCGGTGCTCATCGCCCGCGCCTCGGCCACCGACACGGCCGTCCCGGCCGGCCGGGGCCGCTCGGTCGCCGGCTGGCGCCGCCTGGAGCGCACCCCGGGCTTCCGCGCCCCGCACAGCTGGCAGGGCTGA
- a CDS encoding sensor histidine kinase, with product MRRSRTSSAKEARGDAAPAPRAAVPSRTAAPATGSSSRFAPRNWRVPTRLNAILLLPVLVGLVMGGFQVKGSIDTWREAQDAERTARVVGAASNYSQALLNERDLSAQPLLTGHRDDPVVTRTRAATDQAKKRFDAAVTDMPHEARLERRLSLFRSVEPRLAQLREAAYTDTIETPDKSDGHGGPVATQEGYVQVQHSLMEFSNELGLGTGNITSYGRTLYAIQLAKAAESLQRSIGMELLVRPNEKPDVRPGQLVALNSYAYLEGISVEEYESGGTAADTTRLTDVMKKVASEDPPKGSSPADVTPPTSAGGSVLDGMVAAIGSGKSPKDLAAKGITPTTWMAASTAKFDGYTTIENGLVGKAVTDAGDIASHARRTAVLNGAGVLLALLLAFVIAALMARQMSRAMRTLRTAAFGIAEQRLPMMVDQLSRTGANAHPDQMATRVAAIPIDSRDEIGEVARAFDQVHREAVRLAAEQAMLRGNVNAIFTNLSRRNQSLIEGQLTLITELENHEGEPEQLESLFKLDHLATRMRRNGENLLVLAGEEPGRRWNQPVPLVDVLRAAASEVESYDRIELAGVPETEIHGQSVTDLVHLLAELLENATTFSSPQTKVRVTATRLPDSRLMIEIHDKGIGLTAENFADINHKLANPPTVDVAVSQRMGLFVVGRLADRHGIRVQLRPSGEQAGTTSLVMLPDAITHGGGGESAAPEQGFTVSGIIPEQPAALTRGPVYGGSAALTAAELGFDDSRYDQGAAPGARTLDPVNRTLMREERRAALEARPEPPAALAPGSLGATAGAGTPDGPAPFQEQQFGAYGQQQGYAPESYGGQQQTSDPYGGQQQAPDPYGDGRPYGDPHDQGQQGYAQPQQGAAYGDYVQGAAYPAADAYSAPQTYETPGGYPSQETYETQDPYRGTDSYGAPAGYDDQPGTARPQGLHESGTALGAPGADGFDTGSQQGEWANSGTYQQAYPVAPEQDQNTASDTDGGDDGHAGSERSGPGPSPSASHTLTDAGLPRRGAAKPRQGWAATTQDHDTAAAGQSPQAASDGHNGPGEADGSEEPRSTNDERFRRAGKLRDPKAGGVTSSGLPKRVPKANLVEGSAEQAPKDGPQVSRAPEDVRGRLSNLRSGVQRGRAGADTNRPGPGPGSTYNQER from the coding sequence GTGAGGCGAAGCAGGACGAGCTCCGCTAAGGAGGCACGGGGCGACGCCGCCCCGGCGCCGCGCGCGGCGGTGCCGTCGCGCACCGCCGCCCCGGCGACCGGCAGTTCCAGCCGCTTCGCGCCACGCAACTGGCGTGTTCCGACGCGGCTGAACGCGATCCTCCTGCTACCGGTGCTCGTCGGCCTCGTGATGGGCGGCTTCCAGGTCAAGGGGTCCATCGACACCTGGCGCGAGGCGCAGGACGCCGAGCGCACGGCCCGCGTGGTGGGGGCCGCCTCGAACTACAGCCAGGCCCTGCTCAACGAGCGCGACCTGTCCGCGCAGCCGCTGCTGACCGGTCATCGCGACGACCCGGTCGTCACCCGCACCAGGGCCGCGACCGACCAGGCGAAGAAGCGGTTCGACGCCGCGGTCACGGACATGCCGCACGAGGCACGCCTGGAGCGCCGCCTGAGCCTGTTCCGCAGCGTGGAGCCCCGGCTCGCCCAGCTGCGCGAGGCCGCGTACACCGACACGATCGAGACACCCGACAAGAGCGACGGCCACGGCGGACCCGTGGCGACGCAGGAGGGCTACGTCCAGGTCCAGCACTCCCTGATGGAGTTCTCCAACGAACTCGGCCTCGGGACCGGCAACATCACCAGCTACGGCCGCACGCTGTACGCGATCCAGCTGGCCAAGGCCGCCGAGTCGCTCCAGCGCTCGATCGGCATGGAACTGCTCGTCCGCCCCAACGAGAAGCCGGACGTCAGGCCCGGGCAGCTGGTCGCCCTCAACTCGTACGCCTACCTGGAGGGCATCTCCGTCGAGGAGTACGAGTCCGGCGGCACGGCGGCCGACACGACCCGCCTGACCGACGTGATGAAGAAGGTCGCGTCCGAGGACCCGCCGAAGGGCTCCTCGCCCGCCGACGTCACTCCCCCGACGAGCGCCGGCGGCTCCGTGCTCGACGGCATGGTCGCGGCGATCGGCTCCGGGAAGAGCCCCAAGGACCTCGCGGCCAAGGGCATCACCCCGACGACCTGGATGGCGGCCTCCACCGCCAAGTTCGACGGCTACACCACGATCGAGAACGGCCTGGTCGGCAAGGCGGTGACCGACGCGGGCGACATCGCCTCCCACGCCCGGCGCACGGCCGTCCTCAACGGCGCCGGGGTACTGCTCGCGCTGCTCCTCGCGTTCGTCATCGCCGCGCTCATGGCGCGGCAGATGAGCCGCGCGATGCGGACGCTGCGCACGGCCGCCTTCGGCATCGCCGAGCAGCGGCTGCCGATGATGGTCGACCAGCTCTCGCGCACCGGAGCGAACGCGCACCCGGACCAGATGGCGACGCGCGTCGCCGCCATCCCGATCGACTCGCGCGACGAGATCGGCGAGGTCGCCCGCGCCTTCGACCAGGTGCACCGGGAAGCGGTGCGGCTCGCCGCCGAGCAGGCGATGCTGCGCGGAAACGTCAATGCCATCTTCACGAACCTCTCCCGGCGCAACCAGTCGCTGATCGAGGGACAGCTCACGCTGATCACCGAGCTGGAGAACCACGAGGGCGAGCCCGAGCAGCTGGAAAGCCTGTTCAAGCTCGATCACCTCGCGACCCGGATGCGCCGCAACGGCGAGAACCTGCTGGTCCTCGCCGGCGAGGAGCCCGGCCGCCGGTGGAACCAGCCGGTGCCGCTGGTCGACGTGCTGCGCGCCGCCGCCTCCGAGGTCGAGTCGTACGACCGGATCGAGCTCGCGGGCGTCCCCGAGACCGAGATACACGGGCAGTCCGTGACCGACCTGGTGCACCTGCTCGCCGAGTTGCTGGAGAACGCGACGACGTTCTCCTCGCCGCAGACGAAGGTGCGGGTGACCGCGACCCGGCTGCCGGACAGCCGGCTGATGATCGAGATCCACGACAAGGGCATCGGCCTGACCGCGGAGAACTTCGCGGACATCAACCACAAGCTGGCGAACCCGCCGACCGTGGACGTCGCCGTGTCGCAGCGCATGGGCCTGTTCGTGGTCGGCCGCCTCGCCGACCGGCACGGCATACGCGTGCAGCTGCGTCCCTCGGGCGAACAGGCGGGCACCACCTCACTGGTGATGCTGCCGGACGCGATCACCCACGGCGGCGGCGGCGAGAGTGCGGCGCCCGAGCAGGGGTTCACCGTCTCCGGGATCATCCCGGAGCAGCCCGCGGCCCTGACCCGCGGCCCCGTGTACGGCGGGTCCGCGGCCCTGACCGCCGCGGAGCTCGGCTTCGACGACTCGCGCTACGACCAGGGCGCCGCGCCGGGGGCCCGCACGCTCGACCCGGTCAACCGCACGCTGATGCGTGAGGAGCGGCGCGCGGCCCTGGAGGCGAGGCCTGAGCCGCCCGCCGCGCTCGCACCGGGCTCCCTGGGCGCGACGGCCGGAGCGGGAACCCCCGACGGCCCGGCGCCTTTCCAGGAACAGCAGTTCGGGGCGTACGGGCAGCAGCAGGGCTACGCACCGGAGTCGTACGGCGGGCAGCAGCAGACATCGGACCCGTACGGCGGGCAGCAGCAGGCACCGGACCCGTACGGCGACGGCAGGCCCTACGGCGACCCGCACGACCAGGGGCAACAGGGGTACGCGCAGCCGCAGCAGGGCGCGGCCTACGGCGACTACGTGCAGGGGGCCGCCTATCCGGCGGCCGACGCCTACAGCGCACCGCAGACGTACGAGACGCCGGGCGGCTACCCGTCCCAGGAGACGTACGAGACCCAGGATCCCTACCGGGGCACCGACTCCTACGGCGCCCCCGCCGGATACGACGACCAGCCCGGCACCGCGCGTCCACAAGGACTCCACGAAAGCGGCACCGCGCTCGGCGCGCCGGGCGCCGACGGCTTCGACACCGGCTCCCAGCAGGGCGAGTGGGCGAACTCCGGTACGTACCAGCAGGCCTACCCGGTCGCACCGGAGCAGGACCAGAACACCGCTTCCGACACGGACGGCGGTGACGACGGGCACGCCGGCTCCGAGCGTTCGGGTCCCGGCCCCTCCCCCAGCGCCAGCCACACGCTCACCGACGCGGGCCTGCCGCGCCGGGGGGCGGCCAAGCCGCGGCAGGGATGGGCGGCCACCACCCAGGACCACGACACCGCCGCCGCGGGACAGTCCCCGCAGGCGGCGTCCGATGGGCACAATGGACCCGGTGAGGCGGACGGCTCCGAGGAACCGCGCTCGACGAACGACGAGCGCTTTCGCCGGGCCGGCAAGCTGCGCGATCCGAAGGCAGGCGGGGTCACCTCGTCGGGGCTGCCGAAGCGGGTACCGAAGGCCAACCTGGTCGAGGGTTCCGCGGAGCAGGCCCCGAAGGACGGTCCGCAGGTCTCCCGGGCGCCCGAGGACGTACGCGGCAGGCTCAGCAACCTGCGCAGCGGCGTCCAGCGCGGCCGCGCGGGAGCGGACACGAACAGACCCGGCCCCGGCCCGGGCAGTACCTACAACCAGGAGCGTTAG
- a CDS encoding GTP-binding protein, protein MDFASSSGAATARSTTSAKIVVAGGFGVGKTTFVGAVSEINPLRTEAVMTSASAGIDDLTHTGDKTTTTVAMDFGRITLDQDLILYLFGTPGQDRFWFMWDDLVRGAIGAIVLVDTRRLADCFPAVDYFENSGLPFVIALNGFDGHQPYTPEEVREALQIGPDTPIITTDARHRADAKSGLITLVEHALMARLR, encoded by the coding sequence GTGGACTTCGCAAGCTCTAGCGGCGCAGCGACCGCCCGCTCAACCACCAGCGCGAAGATCGTGGTGGCGGGCGGATTCGGCGTGGGCAAAACCACGTTCGTCGGCGCCGTCTCAGAGATCAACCCGCTGCGTACCGAAGCCGTCATGACCAGCGCCTCCGCCGGCATCGACGACCTCACCCACACCGGAGACAAGACCACCACCACCGTGGCCATGGACTTCGGACGCATCACCCTCGACCAGGACCTCATCCTCTACCTCTTCGGCACCCCCGGCCAGGACCGCTTCTGGTTCATGTGGGACGACCTCGTACGCGGCGCCATCGGCGCCATCGTCCTCGTCGACACCCGCCGCCTCGCCGACTGCTTCCCCGCCGTCGACTACTTCGAAAACTCAGGACTCCCCTTCGTCATCGCCCTCAACGGCTTCGACGGCCACCAGCCCTACACCCCCGAAGAAGTACGCGAAGCACTCCAGATCGGCCCCGACACCCCCATCATCACCACCGACGCCCGCCACCGCGCCGACGCCAAGAGCGGCCTGATCACCCTCGTCGAACACGCCCTCATGGCACGACTGCGCTGA
- a CDS encoding DUF742 domain-containing protein, with translation MATPPDGYPHEGTRRYPDAPGPQHSGPGAAAAGGYPDGGSYQGAHPGSARHGAPQQGGPRHGGPYPGPYPGVHPSGAQPGGTYQGGPGGPYPGGQGGRQGGPSGPQGGRNDPYQGVQQPQGPFERPRIQPIAPRRAPEPTREPMGPHNPLVRPYAMTGGRTRPRYQLAMEALVSTTAELSSLHGQLPEHQRICRLCIEVKSVAEISALLSIPLGVTRILVADLAEAGLVAIHQPGGDESAGGQPDVTLLERVLSGLRKL, from the coding sequence GTGGCGACACCCCCAGACGGGTACCCCCATGAGGGGACCCGGCGTTACCCCGATGCACCGGGCCCGCAGCACTCCGGGCCCGGCGCTGCGGCGGCGGGTGGCTATCCCGACGGCGGCTCGTACCAGGGCGCACATCCGGGCAGCGCGCGGCACGGCGCCCCACAGCAGGGCGGACCCCGGCACGGTGGACCGTACCCGGGGCCCTACCCGGGCGTGCACCCGAGCGGTGCGCAGCCCGGTGGCACGTACCAGGGCGGGCCCGGCGGGCCCTACCCGGGCGGCCAGGGAGGCCGTCAGGGCGGGCCTTCGGGCCCCCAGGGCGGCCGGAACGACCCCTACCAGGGCGTTCAGCAACCGCAGGGGCCCTTCGAGCGCCCCCGCATCCAGCCGATCGCTCCCCGGCGGGCTCCCGAGCCCACCAGGGAGCCCATGGGGCCGCACAACCCCTTGGTGCGTCCGTATGCCATGACGGGTGGCCGCACCAGGCCCCGTTACCAGCTCGCCATGGAGGCGCTGGTCAGCACCACGGCAGAACTCTCCTCTCTGCACGGGCAGTTGCCCGAGCACCAGCGGATCTGCCGGCTCTGCATCGAGGTCAAGTCGGTCGCCGAGATTTCGGCGCTGCTCTCGATTCCCCTCGGCGTCACCCGGATTCTCGTAGCCGACCTGGCGGAGGCCGGACTTGTCGCCATCCATCAGCCCGGCGGGGACGAGTCCGCCGGCGGTCAACCAGATGTGACACTGCTCGAAAGGGTGCTCAGTGGACTTCGCAAGCTCTAG
- a CDS encoding acyl-CoA carboxylase subunit beta translates to MTVVEEISGEPADARGRVEELRALRERARRGPSDRATEAQHAKGKLTARERIALLLDEGSFREVEQLRRHRATGFGLEEKKPYTDGVITGWGTVEGRTVFVYAHDFRIFGGALGEAHATKIHKIMDMAISAGAPLVSLNDGAGARIQEGVSALAGYGGIFQRNTRASGVIPQISVMLGPCAGGAAYSPALTDFVFMVRETSQMFITGPDVVKAVTGESITQNGLGGADVHAETSGVCHFAYDDEETCITEVRYLLSLLPQNNRENPPAADTDDPADRHSDTLLDLVPVDGNRPYDMRKVIEELVDDGDFLEVHERWATNIICALGRMGGQVVGIVANQPQSLAGVLDIEASEKAARFVQMCDAFNIPIITLLDVPGFLPGVDQEHGGIIRHGAKLLYAYCNATVPRISVILRKAYGGAYIVMDSQSIGADLTYAWPTNEIAVMGAEGAANVIFRRQIADAEDPEVMRSRMVKEYKAELMHPYYAAERGLVDDVIDPAETREVLVSALAMLRTKHADLPSRKHGNPPQ, encoded by the coding sequence ATGACCGTAGTGGAGGAGATCTCTGGCGAGCCCGCCGATGCCAGGGGGCGCGTCGAGGAACTGCGGGCTCTGCGCGAGCGAGCCCGCCGAGGCCCCAGCGACCGGGCGACCGAGGCGCAGCACGCCAAGGGCAAGCTGACGGCGCGCGAGCGCATCGCACTGCTGCTCGACGAGGGATCGTTCCGGGAGGTCGAGCAGTTGCGCCGGCACCGGGCGACCGGGTTCGGGCTGGAGGAGAAGAAGCCGTACACGGACGGTGTCATCACCGGCTGGGGCACCGTCGAGGGCCGTACGGTCTTCGTCTACGCCCACGACTTCCGGATCTTCGGCGGCGCGCTCGGCGAGGCCCACGCCACCAAGATCCACAAGATCATGGACATGGCCATCTCGGCCGGCGCGCCCCTGGTGTCGCTGAACGACGGCGCCGGCGCCCGCATCCAGGAGGGCGTCTCCGCGCTCGCCGGGTACGGCGGCATCTTCCAGCGCAACACCCGCGCCTCCGGTGTCATCCCGCAGATCAGCGTGATGCTCGGCCCGTGCGCGGGCGGCGCCGCCTACAGCCCGGCCCTCACCGACTTCGTGTTCATGGTCCGCGAGACCTCGCAGATGTTCATCACCGGCCCCGACGTGGTCAAGGCCGTCACCGGTGAGTCGATCACCCAGAACGGCCTGGGCGGCGCGGACGTCCACGCGGAGACCTCCGGCGTCTGCCACTTCGCGTACGACGACGAGGAGACCTGCATCACGGAGGTGCGCTACCTCCTGTCGCTGCTCCCGCAGAACAACCGCGAGAACCCACCGGCCGCCGACACCGACGACCCGGCGGACCGGCACTCCGACACCCTCCTCGACCTGGTGCCCGTCGACGGCAACCGCCCGTACGACATGCGCAAGGTGATCGAGGAGCTCGTCGACGACGGCGACTTCCTGGAGGTCCACGAGCGCTGGGCCACCAACATCATCTGCGCGCTGGGACGGATGGGAGGGCAGGTCGTCGGCATCGTCGCCAACCAGCCCCAGTCCCTGGCCGGCGTGCTGGACATCGAGGCCTCCGAGAAGGCCGCGCGATTCGTCCAGATGTGTGACGCCTTCAACATCCCGATCATCACCCTCCTCGACGTACCGGGCTTCCTGCCCGGCGTCGACCAGGAGCACGGCGGCATCATCCGGCACGGCGCCAAGCTGCTGTACGCGTACTGCAACGCGACCGTGCCGCGCATCTCGGTCATCCTGCGCAAGGCGTACGGCGGCGCGTACATCGTCATGGACTCGCAGTCCATCGGCGCCGACCTCACCTATGCCTGGCCCACCAACGAGATCGCCGTGATGGGCGCGGAGGGCGCGGCGAACGTGATCTTCCGGCGCCAGATCGCCGACGCCGAGGACCCCGAGGTCATGCGCTCGCGCATGGTCAAGGAGTACAAGGCCGAACTCATGCACCCGTACTACGCGGCCGAGCGCGGCCTCGTCGACGACGTCATCGACCCCGCGGAGACTCGCGAGGTCCTGGTGAGCGCCCTCGCGATGCTGCGCACCAAGCACGCGGACCTGCCGTCGCGCAAGCACGGCAACCCCCCGCAGTGA